A section of the Paenibacillus odorifer genome encodes:
- a CDS encoding ABC transporter permease, translating to MTNLRKYKALYLISLPGIIFFIVFKYLPLAGSIMAFQNYNIFKGFTGSPWVGLDQFRRMFTYPEFLRILENTILIGLYDMVFAFPVPIIFALLLNEVRKAFYKRILQTVVYLPHFLSWVIIGGIMIGILSPTTGIVNQILNAFGLDSVYFLGEDSYIRTILVGTGIWKDSGWGTIVYLAALAAVNPELYEAARIDGANRWKQTLSITIPTILPTIMIMFLLHIGNFLDFGFERVFVFINSLNETNGDILDTYIYRVGLIDQQYSYTTAIGLFKSVVGLLLVMIGNTLSKKASGDGLY from the coding sequence ATGACCAATTTGCGCAAATATAAGGCGCTATATCTCATTTCACTGCCGGGCATTATTTTTTTTATCGTATTTAAATACTTACCCTTGGCGGGTTCCATCATGGCCTTTCAAAACTACAACATATTCAAAGGTTTTACAGGCAGTCCTTGGGTTGGCCTTGATCAGTTCCGGCGGATGTTCACCTATCCAGAGTTTTTGAGAATTCTTGAAAATACTATCCTGATCGGCCTATATGATATGGTCTTTGCGTTTCCGGTTCCCATAATATTCGCCCTCCTTCTTAATGAAGTGAGAAAAGCTTTCTATAAACGGATTTTGCAGACCGTCGTTTATTTGCCCCATTTTCTCTCATGGGTCATTATTGGGGGGATTATGATCGGCATTTTGTCCCCAACGACAGGTATCGTGAACCAGATCTTAAATGCTTTTGGGCTCGACTCCGTTTATTTTCTGGGCGAGGACTCGTATATTCGTACCATCCTGGTTGGAACAGGCATATGGAAAGACAGTGGATGGGGAACTATTGTTTATTTAGCCGCACTCGCAGCTGTGAATCCCGAGCTGTATGAGGCGGCCCGGATTGACGGAGCAAATCGGTGGAAACAAACCTTATCCATTACGATCCCGACGATCTTGCCCACCATCATGATTATGTTCCTGCTTCATATCGGTAACTTCCTTGATTTTGGCTTCGAGCGAGTGTTTGTATTTATCAATTCGCTTAATGAGACCAATGGAGATATTCTCGATACGTATATATACCGAGTGGGTCTTATTGATCAGCAATACAGCTATACAACAGCTATAGGCCTCTTTAAATCGGTCGTCGGACTGTTGCTAGTCATGATCGGGAATACGCTTAGCAAAAAAGCATCAGGGGATGGACTTTACTAG
- a CDS encoding carbohydrate ABC transporter permease produces MKNKGRLFDVFNYIFLMLVGCLMIFPLLHVLAKSFSSTHAINAGEVKLFPVDWTLMNYQVILGDTSIWRAFMVSIFITVVGTVINLILTASLAYPLSRSEYSMRKGVLILILITMIFHAPLIPNYMVIKNLHLIDSLWVLIIPSAISAYNLFIMRSFFSALPTELIDSARMDGAGELRTMWSVILPLSKPVMATMGLFYAVSHWNSYSSALYFINTRALYPLQLRLREIVLSNDLGQAGSLLENVNEVSPAGVQMAVIVVSVIPIIIVYPFLQKYFIKGMLIGSIKS; encoded by the coding sequence ATGAAAAATAAAGGTCGCCTGTTTGACGTTTTTAACTATATATTTCTGATGCTGGTCGGGTGCTTGATGATCTTCCCTCTGCTGCATGTGCTCGCCAAATCATTTAGCAGCACTCATGCCATTAATGCAGGCGAGGTTAAGCTATTCCCTGTAGATTGGACGCTTATGAATTATCAAGTTATTCTTGGGGATACCTCCATCTGGAGAGCTTTCATGGTAAGTATATTTATTACAGTTGTCGGAACAGTTATTAATCTGATTTTAACTGCATCACTGGCCTATCCTTTATCCAGATCCGAATATTCGATGCGCAAAGGAGTTCTGATTTTAATCCTAATTACGATGATATTTCACGCTCCGCTCATACCGAACTATATGGTCATCAAAAACTTGCACTTGATCGACTCTTTATGGGTATTAATCATCCCATCGGCCATCAGTGCATATAACCTGTTCATCATGCGTTCTTTTTTCTCAGCCCTGCCTACTGAACTGATAGACAGCGCGCGAATGGATGGAGCGGGAGAGCTGCGCACGATGTGGAGCGTCATCCTTCCTTTGTCCAAACCTGTTATGGCAACTATGGGCTTGTTCTACGCGGTATCCCATTGGAATTCTTATTCATCGGCGTTGTATTTTATCAATACACGAGCGCTTTATCCACTTCAGCTGCGGCTTCGGGAAATCGTACTGAGTAACGACCTTGGGCAAGCGGGCAGCTTATTAGAAAACGTAAATGAAGTATCTCCGGCAGGTGTGCAAATGGCAGTTATTGTCGTCTCCGTCATACCGATTATTATCGTGTATCCGTTTCTGCAAAAGTATTTTATCAAAGGGATGTTAATCGGATCTATTAAGTCTTAA
- a CDS encoding response regulator transcription factor — protein MRVLIVEDEPVIQKGLVKMVQRYPVSFTAIYTADDGEAALETIQKLEPHLVLTDLRMKRMDGLDLCERIHRDYSHVQVAVISGYNDFQYAQRAMAYGVKRYLLKPVLQQDVHDMLRELISGMTGNIIPVHKYVDWAEQLEQHIWLLQRDETNRLLDDRETSGLFEGLNVFSMDAVLNDCLQMVVDRLERRGWKPQSRCCGDVKAANTKKETMLAFVAIINGILAELQLTRKGNYKDPVEEAKAFIDKHLAEDVSLEEVAKRVGLARTYFSALFKKMTGETFVHYRIRRRMEEARRLLAVPTMTISDISIHVGYEDYPHFTKTFKNLVGVSPSEYRASFGIE, from the coding sequence GTGCGAGTATTGATTGTAGAAGATGAGCCTGTCATTCAAAAAGGATTGGTGAAGATGGTCCAGCGTTATCCGGTCTCATTCACCGCGATTTATACAGCCGACGATGGCGAAGCAGCCTTAGAAACTATCCAAAAGCTAGAACCGCATTTAGTGCTGACAGATTTGCGCATGAAGCGGATGGATGGCCTTGATTTATGTGAACGAATTCACCGTGATTACAGTCATGTCCAGGTGGCAGTCATTTCCGGGTACAATGACTTTCAATATGCTCAACGAGCAATGGCATACGGCGTTAAGCGATATTTGTTAAAGCCGGTTCTCCAGCAGGATGTGCATGATATGCTGAGAGAACTTATATCCGGAATGACAGGCAACATTATTCCTGTTCATAAATACGTGGATTGGGCCGAACAGCTGGAACAACATATCTGGCTGCTGCAACGTGATGAGACAAACCGTCTGCTTGATGACAGAGAAACATCCGGTTTATTTGAAGGGTTGAACGTCTTTAGCATGGATGCAGTCCTGAATGATTGTCTACAAATGGTCGTAGATCGCTTGGAACGCCGAGGCTGGAAGCCTCAGTCCCGGTGCTGTGGAGATGTGAAAGCCGCCAATACGAAAAAAGAAACGATGTTAGCATTTGTCGCGATAATAAACGGTATACTTGCGGAGCTGCAACTTACTCGCAAAGGCAACTATAAGGACCCGGTTGAAGAAGCAAAAGCTTTCATTGATAAACATTTGGCTGAGGATGTGTCGTTAGAAGAAGTAGCCAAACGGGTGGGACTTGCCCGCACCTACTTCAGCGCATTATTCAAAAAAATGACGGGGGAAACCTTCGTACACTACCGGATCCGAAGAAGAATGGAGGAAGCGCGCAGACTTCTTGCCGTACCTACCATGACAATCAGTGATATCTCGATTCATGTAGGTTACGAGGATTATCCCCATTTTACGAAGACGTTTAAAAATCTCGTGGGTGTGTCACCTTCGGAATACCGTGCTTCGTTTGGCATTGAATAA
- a CDS encoding sensor histidine kinase — MRATLSRKLLFYFTIVILLSLSALGISFYSISAKQLQASTENQMIQIVNNAVHHTNLYISSYQRSTVALLTDLRVKRYIDLSSDREEYENYRYTTDIRDAIVEPVWIRNPEIEALYIIGYSGNALYYYNGGSAPSFTQEDTARQIRYFKEHTDVSGQLNVINYSIRGDQTPMLTLIRSIRGLQSPEMKGFVGIEVKAQELSTLWKGIDLGPESYFFIVDGEGRIQYHNDQNKVGTLIPDSLGKQIELAGDAMFRSSAEGVEKSYISRNAEYSGWHLVVSIPDTQLQKPLITIRNYIIAVAILTFMIALFLASRFGKSVTTPIRTLMKGMSQTEKGNWELISLPKSQDEVTGLIVRYNLMVTRLSELVDTVYQSELKNKEVEAERQKAEFQSLQLQINPHFLYNTLETVVCYAVIQDSDEISEIVGALSYMLHYSVRTNLEEITVANELKHVIHYMVIINHRIGRPFDIDVRIKPEMLLRKMVRLTLQPLVENVFQHAFRYGVEDHHTITIDAGEDGDIFWVSITDNGSGMTPERLEELRLKLSENRLADVEEGKGSPGGIGVQNVHRRIQLVFGEECGVDVESSPEWGTRMIMRMPISGRKEHQVLNA; from the coding sequence ATGAGAGCAACCCTCAGCCGGAAGCTGCTATTTTATTTTACCATTGTCATCTTACTTTCCCTGTCAGCGCTGGGGATTTCCTTCTACAGCATTTCTGCCAAGCAATTGCAGGCAAGCACTGAAAACCAAATGATTCAGATCGTAAATAATGCAGTTCATCATACCAATCTCTATATTTCATCCTATCAACGGTCGACCGTGGCGCTACTAACGGATTTGAGAGTTAAAAGATATATTGACCTATCATCAGACCGTGAGGAATATGAAAATTACCGCTACACGACCGATATTCGCGATGCAATTGTCGAACCAGTATGGATTCGCAATCCCGAGATTGAAGCCTTATATATTATCGGGTATTCCGGAAATGCGCTTTATTATTATAATGGCGGTTCAGCGCCATCTTTTACACAGGAAGACACCGCTAGACAGATCAGGTATTTCAAAGAACATACAGATGTCAGTGGACAGTTGAATGTAATCAATTACAGTATCCGTGGGGATCAAACGCCGATGTTGACCTTAATCCGCAGCATTCGTGGCCTTCAGTCACCAGAGATGAAAGGATTTGTAGGCATCGAAGTCAAAGCGCAGGAGCTCTCCACGTTATGGAAAGGGATCGATCTTGGTCCCGAAAGCTATTTTTTTATTGTAGATGGCGAAGGCAGGATTCAATATCATAACGATCAAAACAAAGTAGGGACGTTGATTCCCGATAGTCTTGGCAAGCAAATTGAGTTAGCAGGAGATGCGATGTTCCGCAGCTCGGCAGAGGGAGTGGAAAAATCTTATATCAGCCGTAATGCGGAATATTCCGGTTGGCATCTGGTTGTATCCATTCCAGACACTCAGCTGCAAAAGCCGCTAATTACCATCAGGAATTATATTATTGCTGTCGCGATTTTGACATTTATGATAGCGCTGTTTCTGGCAAGCCGATTTGGTAAGTCTGTTACTACACCAATCCGTACACTGATGAAAGGAATGAGCCAGACCGAAAAAGGAAATTGGGAATTAATCTCCCTTCCGAAAAGCCAGGATGAGGTCACTGGGCTTATCGTTCGTTACAATCTGATGGTAACGCGCCTGTCAGAGCTTGTGGACACCGTGTATCAATCAGAACTGAAGAACAAGGAAGTGGAAGCCGAGCGGCAGAAGGCCGAATTCCAATCCTTACAGTTACAGATCAACCCCCATTTTTTATATAATACGCTCGAAACGGTGGTCTGCTATGCAGTAATTCAGGATTCAGATGAAATATCAGAAATTGTCGGAGCCCTGTCCTACATGCTGCATTATTCGGTGCGCACCAATCTTGAAGAGATAACCGTGGCCAATGAGCTGAAGCATGTCATCCATTATATGGTCATTATCAATCACCGGATCGGAAGGCCGTTTGATATCGATGTGCGGATAAAGCCTGAAATGCTTCTGCGCAAAATGGTCCGCCTGACCTTACAGCCACTTGTGGAAAATGTGTTCCAGCACGCTTTTCGTTATGGTGTTGAAGATCATCACACGATTACGATTGATGCTGGAGAGGATGGCGATATCTTCTGGGTCAGCATTACGGATAATGGCAGCGGGATGACCCCGGAGCGGCTTGAAGAACTTCGCCTCAAACTGAGCGAAAATCGACTCGCCGATGTGGAGGAAGGTAAAGGAAGCCCAGGCGGCATCGGTGTGCAAAATGTTCACCGCCGGATACAACTTGTCTTCGGGGAAGAATGCGGTGTTGACGTAGAGAGCAGTCCAGAATGGGGAACACGCATGATCATGAGAATGCCGATTTCCGGAAGGAAGGAACATCAAGTGCTTAACGCATAG
- a CDS encoding extracellular solute-binding protein, with product MKKWVSLILSTALVSSLVAGCGGNETSDGNADAAGESKPLKFSISLNTSGNAYTESSKDINTDKWVKELEKRANVDLDIKLIPLKDFDSKMAVMFAGGDIPDVVQNVGGATDKSMAGSVQAGVFMPLDDLLKENAPNLMKVVPQEAWDEVSYDGKIYGIPTWLSNPSRRATFIRTDLLEKTGLPVPVTIEDFLNVLRAFKKLGVSAPYQMRENFKYADIAFGAYDALGYQFTEDNGEIVPKFYNSENMEKALNVYKTMYDEGLIQKDFATIQTAQYGENIAAGNAGIWTANAQNLLDFRTQIAASNPEAKVDIISSPTGDNGQKGYGLYSSVNTSLYINNKVSKEKAARIIQMFEWMQTPEASNFYSFGIEGENYTVKDGKVDYKLPENKAAQDEEKFRTQLRWVGDGTINRERTELLSGGKDVLKALDETLSKEGLGGIGFVPDLESFSKFPDLASKRPDQAPKLIIDHMVKMIYGKEPISDFPKVIEEYKQKGGVEILKEATERYKNNEGILNQQSRK from the coding sequence ATGAAAAAATGGGTTAGTCTGATCCTATCCACGGCGCTTGTATCAAGTCTCGTCGCAGGATGCGGAGGCAATGAAACATCGGACGGTAACGCCGATGCAGCAGGCGAATCAAAACCGCTTAAATTTAGTATTTCGTTAAACACAAGCGGAAACGCTTACACGGAAAGTTCTAAAGACATTAACACCGATAAGTGGGTCAAGGAGTTGGAAAAACGGGCGAATGTCGATTTAGACATTAAGTTAATTCCTTTGAAGGACTTTGATTCCAAAATGGCTGTTATGTTCGCAGGCGGTGATATTCCGGATGTGGTTCAAAATGTCGGAGGGGCTACAGATAAATCGATGGCTGGATCGGTTCAGGCTGGTGTTTTTATGCCGCTAGATGATCTGCTGAAGGAGAATGCGCCTAACTTGATGAAGGTTGTCCCGCAGGAAGCATGGGATGAAGTCAGCTACGACGGAAAAATATATGGCATTCCGACTTGGCTCAGCAATCCGTCTCGACGTGCCACCTTTATCCGAACAGATTTATTGGAGAAAACCGGTCTCCCGGTACCTGTAACGATTGAAGATTTCTTGAATGTGCTACGCGCTTTTAAGAAACTCGGTGTGAGCGCGCCTTATCAGATGCGTGAGAACTTCAAATATGCAGATATCGCATTCGGTGCATATGACGCGCTTGGCTATCAGTTTACAGAGGATAATGGAGAGATCGTACCCAAATTTTATAATTCCGAGAATATGGAAAAAGCACTGAACGTATACAAAACGATGTATGACGAAGGCCTCATTCAGAAGGATTTTGCGACAATTCAGACGGCGCAGTATGGCGAAAATATTGCTGCAGGCAATGCAGGAATCTGGACAGCTAACGCGCAAAATCTACTGGATTTCCGGACCCAAATCGCCGCATCCAATCCGGAAGCGAAAGTGGATATTATCTCGTCGCCAACCGGTGACAATGGACAAAAAGGATATGGCTTGTATAGTTCGGTCAATACCTCACTGTATATCAACAATAAGGTCAGTAAAGAAAAGGCTGCCCGGATTATTCAAATGTTTGAATGGATGCAGACCCCGGAAGCAAGTAATTTCTATAGTTTTGGGATTGAAGGCGAGAATTACACGGTAAAAGACGGAAAAGTTGATTATAAGCTGCCAGAGAACAAGGCTGCCCAAGATGAAGAGAAATTCCGCACACAGCTGCGCTGGGTAGGGGACGGAACGATCAACCGCGAACGAACTGAGCTGCTTTCGGGTGGTAAAGATGTCTTGAAAGCATTGGATGAAACGCTGAGCAAAGAAGGCTTAGGGGGCATTGGATTTGTACCTGATCTGGAGTCTTTTAGCAAGTTCCCTGATCTTGCCTCCAAACGTCCCGATCAGGCACCAAAATTGATCATAGACCATATGGTCAAAATGATTTATGGCAAAGAACCGATTAGCGATTTCCCAAAAGTCATCGAGGAATATAAGCAAAAAGGCGGCGTAGAAATCTTAAAAGAAGCAACAGAACGCTACAAAAATAATGAGGGAATCCTTAATCAGCAAAGTCGTAAATAG
- a CDS encoding glycoside hydrolase family protein — MTFSLMDRMLPAPLNGGFRMENWWVWCGSAVRGEDGRFHLFASRWPKWLPMHPGWLLRSEIVRASADNAEGPYTYEETVLPARGAEYWDGRSTHNPHILRYGDKFLLYYMGSTHPFAEPQPNETVELDDYRVIAARANKRVGLAVADSVFGPWTRMDAPILPTRPGRFDSFLTSNPAPCIREDGSLLLVYKARKYEGNSYGQMTLGIAGSSKDEGPYRVINNAPLFPPERSHIEDPFIWRSADGYQMIAKDMDGRICGEKHGGIFASSTDGTDWQLADSTQSYSRRVLWEDGTVQWMGSFERPFLLFQEGVPTHLFAAVADGPGGFRNAKHTWNMVIPLRTTF; from the coding sequence ATGACTTTTTCATTAATGGACCGAATGTTGCCTGCTCCTTTGAACGGAGGATTCCGTATGGAGAATTGGTGGGTGTGGTGCGGATCAGCTGTGCGTGGCGAGGATGGGCGTTTTCATTTATTCGCATCCCGTTGGCCGAAATGGCTGCCGATGCATCCGGGATGGTTACTTCGCTCAGAAATTGTCCGCGCATCTGCCGATAACGCGGAAGGACCCTATACGTACGAAGAAACCGTACTACCCGCAAGGGGAGCGGAATACTGGGACGGACGAAGCACCCATAATCCGCATATCCTTCGGTATGGCGATAAGTTTCTGTTGTATTATATGGGCTCAACTCATCCATTCGCTGAGCCGCAACCTAATGAAACAGTGGAACTTGACGACTATCGGGTGATTGCCGCTCGTGCCAACAAACGTGTTGGCCTAGCTGTAGCCGACAGTGTATTCGGACCATGGACAAGGATGGATGCACCTATTCTGCCTACACGTCCGGGCAGGTTCGACAGCTTCCTCACATCCAATCCGGCTCCTTGTATCCGCGAAGATGGCTCCTTGCTATTGGTATATAAAGCCCGCAAATACGAAGGCAATTCCTATGGACAGATGACGCTTGGCATTGCCGGTTCATCTAAGGACGAAGGGCCATATAGAGTAATTAACAACGCACCTCTGTTTCCACCAGAGCGGTCCCATATTGAAGATCCATTTATCTGGCGGTCCGCGGACGGGTACCAAATGATCGCCAAGGATATGGATGGCCGGATATGTGGAGAAAAGCACGGTGGGATATTTGCATCATCTACGGATGGAACCGACTGGCAGCTGGCTGATTCAACGCAATCGTATTCCCGGCGGGTTCTCTGGGAGGACGGCACTGTGCAGTGGATGGGCAGCTTTGAACGTCCGTTCCTATTATTTCAGGAAGGGGTTCCTACCCATTTATTCGCTGCAGTAGCAGATGGACCGGGAGGGTTCCGAAATGCGAAGCACACTTGGAATATGGTCATTCCACTACGGACAACGTTTTAA
- a CDS encoding glycoside hydrolase family 88 protein, translating to MGEVLPTQQTRELLISESTLEWADSAWQQIVNKVEKNSKRIGVSFPHASVSGVYDNMRPSWWTAGFWPGILWQIAAEGNHPALQEIAEQIEEKLDEPLYALTVHHDAGFIWTLSALANYRVTGNERSKQRGLMAAAQLASRFNLKGSFIRAWHDTEKINRAGWSIIDTVMNLPLLYWASEVTEDPRFRHIAAAHAETVVEHFLRPDGSSYHILQFNPESGEKIGAMAGQGYAEESAWARGSAWMIYGLTLSYHYTGENKFLSGAKRAAHFFLANLPEDHVPHWDFRAPDAGEKPRDTSAGACAACGLIELAKIVPQAEASFYLRAAEQIVRSLYENYGAWDIPEEEGLILSGTSNLPGGVHIDTPLIYGDYFFVEAVSKLRGAVLQLW from the coding sequence ATGGGAGAAGTACTACCAACTCAACAAACTCGCGAACTGCTGATTTCGGAGTCTACTCTGGAATGGGCGGATAGCGCATGGCAACAAATTGTAAATAAAGTGGAAAAGAATAGTAAGCGAATTGGTGTTAGTTTTCCGCATGCTTCCGTGAGCGGAGTATACGATAACATGCGTCCATCATGGTGGACAGCAGGGTTCTGGCCGGGTATTTTGTGGCAGATTGCCGCAGAAGGTAATCATCCGGCACTGCAAGAAATCGCCGAGCAAATTGAAGAGAAATTGGATGAACCTCTTTATGCCCTTACCGTACATCATGATGCTGGTTTTATATGGACACTCTCAGCTTTGGCCAATTACCGAGTGACTGGTAATGAACGCTCCAAGCAGCGCGGGTTGATGGCTGCCGCTCAACTGGCCAGCCGCTTTAACCTGAAAGGGTCATTTATCAGAGCCTGGCATGACACGGAGAAGATAAACCGGGCGGGATGGTCCATCATTGATACTGTAATGAATCTGCCCTTATTATACTGGGCATCGGAAGTTACAGAGGATCCGCGTTTCCGGCATATCGCCGCTGCGCATGCGGAAACGGTAGTGGAGCATTTTTTACGTCCAGATGGATCAAGTTATCATATTCTGCAGTTCAACCCGGAATCAGGAGAAAAAATCGGCGCTATGGCCGGCCAAGGTTATGCGGAAGAATCCGCTTGGGCACGGGGCAGCGCATGGATGATTTACGGTCTTACTTTGTCTTATCACTATACCGGAGAGAACAAGTTTCTATCGGGAGCTAAAAGAGCTGCGCACTTCTTCTTGGCTAATCTTCCGGAGGATCATGTACCTCACTGGGATTTCAGGGCACCTGATGCAGGCGAAAAGCCGCGTGATACCTCTGCTGGTGCATGTGCGGCATGTGGCTTGATCGAGCTGGCAAAGATCGTACCACAGGCAGAAGCCTCTTTTTACCTCCGAGCAGCAGAACAAATCGTTCGCTCACTTTATGAGAATTATGGGGCTTGGGACATTCCGGAAGAGGAGGGATTGATTCTTTCTGGAACATCCAATCTTCCAGGGGGTGTGCATATTGATACGCCACTGATCTATGGCGATTATTTCTTCGTCGAGGCTGTTTCTAAACTCCGCGGAGCCGTTCTTCAGTTATGGTAA
- a CDS encoding alpha-L-fucosidase, producing the protein MVRNGKTTENLLDDPYSIQSVDTPIDNEQARRMEWWQEARLGLFIHWGPYALPAGEWKGKEIQASYSEHIMLRAKIPVAEYEEMAAAFNPSAFDAMKWVRTAKRAGLKYIIFTAKHHDGFAMYDSSVSQYSISKHTSLGRDPLRELMEACRAEEMVLGIYYSHAMDWHDPDSQGNTWDYPLNIGAYDDVQTWLNDTDKHTRFERYLHSKSIPQVRELLTDYGKVGLMWFDCGGKLTREQGEAFLAAVHAIQPDCLVNSRVWKAPLGDYSNTSDNQLTTRNLGKYWENIITLNDSWGYKRSDHHWKSPVTIIRQIIDVVSKNGNLVINIGPTATGEWDPVSESILLEVGDWLNTNGDSIYGAGESPTAKPSWGRCTLKGNTLYLHIFDLKKRNKLIVPGLKTAVQKVFALDGGEELFFTKLSEQDLEVELPSLPNFAENSNNMPLVIAIVCAEPVGGNPVRLLDFGEDTLLELGVFESEIFGPTLRYDTGKKDHDNLLDWKDREDTTVWHVRTLGPVRFQVSIAYRSEEGENGGGGVYLIKAADQILQAKVISTDEVNNFQSFQVGELYLPTAGEYTIQLQAELITGGYLMQPRCLKLLQL; encoded by the coding sequence ATGGTAAGGAACGGAAAAACAACAGAAAACCTTCTCGATGATCCGTATAGTATACAGTCGGTCGACACTCCGATAGATAACGAGCAGGCTCGGCGTATGGAATGGTGGCAGGAAGCAAGGCTCGGCTTGTTTATTCACTGGGGACCTTATGCCCTGCCTGCGGGTGAATGGAAGGGAAAAGAAATACAAGCTTCTTACAGTGAGCATATTATGCTACGCGCGAAGATCCCAGTTGCTGAATATGAGGAAATGGCCGCGGCGTTCAATCCATCAGCTTTTGATGCAATGAAGTGGGTGCGGACTGCCAAGCGTGCTGGCCTAAAATATATCATCTTTACAGCTAAACATCACGACGGCTTCGCGATGTATGACTCGAGTGTATCCCAATATTCGATCAGTAAGCACACCTCATTGGGCCGTGACCCCCTTCGGGAACTAATGGAGGCATGTCGTGCGGAAGAAATGGTACTCGGAATTTACTACTCCCATGCGATGGATTGGCATGATCCAGACTCTCAAGGGAATACCTGGGATTATCCACTGAATATCGGCGCTTATGATGACGTTCAAACTTGGTTAAATGATACCGATAAACACACCCGCTTTGAACGATATTTGCACAGCAAATCAATCCCTCAAGTCCGTGAGCTGCTGACGGACTACGGAAAAGTTGGTTTAATGTGGTTTGATTGCGGGGGCAAACTGACCCGTGAGCAAGGAGAAGCGTTTTTGGCGGCGGTTCATGCAATTCAGCCAGATTGTTTGGTCAATAGCAGAGTATGGAAAGCACCACTTGGAGATTATTCAAATACATCTGATAATCAACTTACGACTCGTAACCTTGGTAAGTACTGGGAGAATATTATTACGTTAAATGACTCATGGGGGTATAAGAGATCCGATCACCATTGGAAATCCCCTGTAACTATCATCCGCCAGATCATCGATGTTGTAAGCAAAAATGGGAATCTGGTTATCAATATCGGCCCAACAGCGACAGGGGAATGGGATCCGGTATCCGAATCCATTTTGCTTGAAGTAGGAGATTGGTTAAATACCAATGGGGATAGCATTTACGGTGCTGGAGAATCGCCCACAGCCAAACCGTCTTGGGGTAGATGCACTTTGAAAGGAAACACATTATATCTGCATATTTTCGATCTTAAGAAGAGAAATAAGCTAATCGTTCCCGGTCTGAAGACCGCTGTTCAAAAGGTATTTGCTTTAGATGGAGGGGAGGAGCTGTTTTTCACAAAGCTATCTGAGCAGGATCTGGAAGTCGAACTCCCCAGCTTACCGAACTTTGCCGAAAATTCTAACAACATGCCGCTGGTCATCGCAATTGTCTGTGCAGAACCTGTAGGAGGTAATCCAGTCCGATTATTGGACTTTGGAGAAGATACCTTACTAGAATTGGGGGTATTTGAAAGCGAGATCTTTGGTCCAACCCTCCGTTACGATACAGGAAAAAAAGACCATGATAATTTGTTGGACTGGAAGGATAGAGAGGATACCACAGTTTGGCATGTCCGGACATTAGGTCCGGTAAGATTTCAAGTTAGTATCGCATATCGCAGCGAAGAAGGAGAGAATGGCGGTGGCGGAGTCTACCTCATCAAGGCTGCGGATCAAATTTTGCAAGCTAAAGTTATTTCTACCGATGAGGTTAATAATTTTCAAAGCTTTCAAGTAGGTGAACTGTATCTCCCCACGGCAGGAGAATATACGATTCAATTGCAGGCAGAGCTTATTACAGGGGGTTATTTGATGCAGCCTAGATGTTTAAAACTACTGCAACTATGA